In Notolabrus celidotus isolate fNotCel1 chromosome 22, fNotCel1.pri, whole genome shotgun sequence, one genomic interval encodes:
- the LOC117806779 gene encoding protein NLRC3-like: MSVRLEEEEDRAESPGPSCVSLTSDRSIHEPYNFSNEPGTSDSQFHSNGRRAESPGPSCVSLKSDWSKDHPPDFSNEPGPSCVSLKSDWGRKRSPVSVEEQPSCCAVCQDVLKDPVSTSCRHWFCRQCLTSYVDQSGSPGDSSCPQCGERSRTRPGPETAGQRSPAQKPGGLQEVLKEHKNSLRRRCEHVTEGSDETGSRILLNRIYTELYITEGQSEEVNTQHEVSQLDTTFKKKILQDTPIRCQDIFRALPGQQKPIRVVLTVGVAGVGKTFSVQKFTLDWAEGSENQDLSLVVLLSFRELNLIRDKGYSLLQLLHDFHPTLQKVSAEALAVCKLVFILDGLDESRLSLDFNNTQVVSDVTQSSSINLLLTNLIQGNLLPSALVWITSRPAAANQIPPSCVDRVTEVRGFTDAQKEEYFRKRFSDEDLSSRIISHIKTSRSLHIMCQIPVFCWITATVLEHMMSTEQRGELPKTLTDMYSHFLLVQTKRKREKYAEGPETSSQELIEADGEVLLKLGRLAFEHLEEGNIMFYQEDLERCGLDVTEASVYSGLCTEIFKREYVIFQKTVYCFVHLSVQEFLAAVYMINCFTSRNKAALKEQDRNKAALKEQDRNTAALKEQDRSKAALKEQDRNTAALEALLGKQHNVSTLEDLLNKAMAKALKSKNGHLDLFVRFLHGLSLESNRRLLGGLLDHTDNSPEMIQRVINNLKKMNSDEISPDRSINIFHCLTELNDLSVHQEIQEFLKSETRSERLSEIHCSALAYMLQMSEEVLDELDLEKYITSDEGRRRLIPAVRNCRKARLTGCKLSETHCEVVASALKSNPSHLRHLDMSNNYELTESGVRLSAGLKSPHCRLETLRLRWCMLSEISCASLASALKSNPSYLRELDLSQNDLQDSGVKHLCGFLKSPLCRLETLRLWACSLSELSCASLASALKSNPSQLRELNLSRNNELHDSGVKELCCFLESPLCRLETLRLEYCRLSEISCASLASALKSNPSHLRELQLRGNNLQDSNMKPLSDLKDSPLYRLESLR, from the exons ATGAGCGTTCgtttagaggaagaggaggacagagcagagtctcctggacccagctgtgtgtctctgacGAGTGACCGGTCTATACATGAACCTTACAACTTCAGTAATGAACCAGGAACCTCAGACTCACA atttCATTCAAACGGACGGAGAGCAGAGTctcctggacccagctgtgtgtctctgaagaGCGACTGGTCTAAAGATCATCCTCCAGACTTCAGTAATgaacctggacccagctgtgtgtctctgaagaGCGACTG ggggaggaagaggagtcctgtctctgtggaggagcagccgtcctgctgtgctgtgtgtcagGACGTCCTGAAGGACCCGGTCTCTACCAGCTGTAGACACTGGTTCTGCAGACAGTGCCTCACCTCATACGTGGACCAGTCTGGTTCACCAGGAGACTCCTCCTGCCCCCAATGTGGAGAGAGGTCCAGAACAAGACCTGGACCTGAGACTGCCGGTCAGAGAAGCCCTGCACAAA AGCCTGGTGGTCTGCAGGAGGTTTTAAAGGAACACAAGAACAGTCTGAGAAGGAGATGTGAACATGTGACTGAAGGAAgtgatgaaacaggaagtagaatcCTCCTCAACAGGATCTACActgagctctacatcacagagggacagagtgaaGAGGTGAATACCCAACATGAGGTGAGCCAGCTGGACACCACCTTCAAGAAGAAGATCCTCCAGGACACTCCCATCAGGTGCCAGGACATCTTCAGAGCCTTACCTGGTCAACAGAAACCCATCAGAGTAGTTCTGACAGTTGGCGTCGCTGGTGTTGGAAAAACCTTCTCAGtgcagaagttcactctggactgggcaGAGGGCTCGGAGAATCAAGACCTCAGTCTGGTGGTTCTGCTTTCATTCAGGGAGCTGAACCTGATCAGAGATAAGGGGTacagtctcctccagctgctccatgaTTTCCATCCAACATTACAGAAGGTCTCAGCAGAGGCGCTGGCTGTCTGTAAACTGGTGTTCATCTTAGACGGCCTGGACGAAAGCAGACTGTCTCTGGATTTCAACAACACTCAGGTTGTGTCTGACGTCACACAGAGCTCATCCATAAACCTGCTGTTAACAAACCTCATCCAGGGGAATCTGCTCCCCTCAGCTCTGGTCTGGATCACTTCTCGAccagcagcagccaatcagatccctccttCATGCGTTGACAGGGTCACAGAAGTCAGAGGCTTCACTGACGCCcagaaggaggagtacttcaggaaGAGGTTCAGTGATGAAGATCTGTCCAGCAGAATCATCTCACACATCAAGACCTCCAggagcctccacatcatgtgtcagatcccagtcttctgctggatcactgctacagttctggagcacatgatgagcacagagcagagaggagagctgcccaAGACCCTGACTGACATGTACTCACACTTCCTACTAGTCCAGaccaagaggaagagggagaagtaCGCTGAGGGTCCTGAGACCAGTTCTCAGGAGCTGATTGAGGCTGACGGGGAAGTTCTCCTGAAGCTGGGCAGGCTGGCGTTTGAACATCTGGAGGAAGGAAACATCATGTTCTACCAAGAAGACCTGGAGCGTTGTGGTCTGGATGTCACAGAGGCCTCGGTGTACTCAGGACTTTGTACAGAGATCTTCAAAAGAGAGTATGTGATCTTCCAGAAAACAGTCTACTGCTTTGTTCATCTgagcgttcaggagtttctggctgcagTCTACATGATCAACTGTTTCACAAGCAGGAACAAAGCAGCACTGAAGGAACAAGACAGGAACAAAGCAGCACTGAAGGAACAAGACAGGAACACAGCAGCACTGAAGGAACAAGACAGGAGCAAAGCAGCACTGAAGGAACAAGACAGGAACACAGCAGCACTGGAGGCTTTACTGGGGAAACAACACAATGTTTCAACTCTTGAAGACCTCCTGAATAAAGCTATGGCGAAAGCTCTGAAAAGTAAAAATGGTCACCTGGACCTGTTTGTCCGCTTCCTTCATGGACTCTCTCTGGAGTCAAACCGGAGACTTTTAGGAGGTCTGCTGGATCACACAGACAACAGTCCAGAGATGATCCAAAGAGTCATCAACAACCTGAAGAAGATGAACAGTGATGAGATCTCTCCTGACAGAAGCATCAACATCTTCCACTGTCTGACGGAGCTGAATGACCTCTCAGTCCATCAGGAGATCCAAGAGTTCCTGAAGTCAGAGACCAGATCAGAGAGACTCTCTGAGATccactgctctgctctggccTACATGCTGCAGATGTCAGAGGAGGTTCTGGATGAGTTAGATCTGGAGAAGTACATCACATCAGACGAGGGACGACGGAGACTGATTCCAGctgtgaggaactgcaggaaggCTCG ACTTACAGGCTGTAAGCTCTCAGAGACTCACTGTGAAGTTgtggcctctgctctgaagtccaacccctcccacctGAGACACCTGGACATGAGTAACAACTACGAGCTGACAGAATCAGGAGTTAGGCTGTCAGCTGGACTGAAGAGTCctcactgcagactggagactctgag attgaggTGGTGCATGttgtcagagatcagctgtgcttctctggcctctgctctgaagtccaacccctcctatctgagagagctggacctgagtcagaatgacctgcaggattcaggagtgaagcaTCTGTGTGGTTTTCTGAAGAGTCcactctgcagactggagactctgag atTGTGGGCCTGCAGTTTATCAGAgctcagctgtgcttctctggcctctgctctgaagtccaacccctcccaacTGAGAGAGCTGAACCTGAGTAGAAACAATGAGCTGCATGATTCAGGAGTGAAGgagctgtgttgttttctgGAGAGTCcactctgcagactggagactctgag ATTGGAATACTGCAGGttgtcagagatcagctgtgcttctctggcctctgctctgaagtccaa